In the Kiritimatiellia bacterium genome, one interval contains:
- the rlmB gene encoding 23S rRNA (guanosine(2251)-2'-O)-methyltransferase RlmB produces MKEYLYGINPAFEVVRAGKRRIYCVYIADTIRNAVRTLKLLELLKKAGVKAEFASKGRLFELCRTTEHQGVVVEAEAYPYVSFAELLEYDRILLLDNIEDPQNVGAILRSAESFGWGNVLLSSRGTAGVYPSVVKASAGASEHLRIARDHAANYYAREAVKNGFTVVALDGSGKMTISALEIPQEERVMLVIGGEHRGVGQLILNTARYVVRIPLRGKISSLNASVAAGVALYLIRNRFSADADTQPPASV; encoded by the coding sequence ATGAAAGAATACCTTTACGGCATCAATCCGGCCTTTGAGGTTGTGCGCGCCGGGAAGCGCAGGATTTATTGTGTCTATATTGCGGACACAATCCGGAACGCCGTTCGGACGCTTAAACTGCTTGAACTGCTTAAAAAGGCGGGGGTGAAGGCGGAATTTGCAAGCAAGGGCCGGCTTTTTGAATTGTGCCGGACGACCGAGCACCAGGGCGTTGTGGTTGAAGCGGAGGCCTATCCTTATGTTTCGTTTGCGGAATTATTGGAATATGACCGGATTTTGCTTCTGGACAACATTGAGGATCCGCAGAATGTCGGCGCAATTTTAAGGAGCGCGGAATCATTCGGCTGGGGAAATGTTCTGCTTTCCAGCCGCGGCACGGCGGGAGTGTATCCCTCGGTTGTCAAGGCAAGCGCCGGGGCGAGCGAGCATCTGCGGATCGCGCGCGATCACGCCGCCAATTATTACGCGCGCGAGGCCGTCAAAAACGGTTTTACGGTTGTGGCCCTGGACGGGAGCGGGAAAATGACGATCAGTGCGCTTGAAATTCCGCAGGAGGAGCGGGTGATGCTGGTGATCGGCGGCGAGCACCGCGGGGTTGGCCAGCTTATTCTGAATACGGCCCGTTATGTTGTTCGCATACCGCTGCGGGGAAAAATTTCTTCTTTGAACGCCTCGGTCGCCGCGGGAGTGGCGCTTTACTTGATAAGAAATCGCTTTTCAGCCGATGCAGACACGCAGCCACCGGCATCAGTATGA